Proteins from one uncultured Cohaesibacter sp. genomic window:
- a CDS encoding circularly permuted type 2 ATP-grasp protein — MKLEKTSDPKTRLSGNTAEDGMQPPAGAPMLYQTLPGIHDEMMDADGSIMPHWQQWFDAFSRWSPSDRSAHWDELNEVVRETGIAYDLFADPNDARQPWSIDLAPLIIAPEEWQWLKVALAQRARLFNAMHNDLYGHRRLLHEGYIPAALVMSDPSYLRPMRGNQSAYNGVQFFAADLAKAPDGNWRVLDNHAETPAGLGFALANRIALTHCEGNLFRSSKAVRLASYFQQLQSTLVKRTELEDPYIAILSPGPEHPDYFSHAYLARYLGYLLVEGGDLVYQNNRICLKTLAGLKPIDLIVRSIEGLNADPLELNPNGMDGTTSMVQAIRDKGIIMANQLGTSIVENRALAPYLPEICRFLLGEDLMLREAERWWLGDPTSRSHVLANLDDMLISDAHEGSGRPGEARPATDPAKLSEAERKDLIDKIHLFGNNLVAEKKTGYATTPSWSGETLEPRPFAIRFYGSRKEQGYEILPGGLSMSVGEQHAIGLHSPEGLTRDVWVVSDAQPEPFESIWASIARQGSYSRAGRSLQSRIADNLFWLGRNVERIEWQFRLCRQALSRLNEDSGPEEDQRTVVSALNTLILRAPKAQVFDAGFGGMNEIERLVRTVLYGKNRAYGFQESLAHMHRLTGLTRDRMSSDAWRILNEFFTDHRWFKEPGFMHTGHVIDLLDKGLMVLAAFSGMAMENMTRNYGWRFLDIGRRIERAENLSGLLNRLIFAPGMVSDAPRRLMFILEVADSFITYRSRYRITPTLPAVIDLLLLDETNPRSIAFQIAALHEHVNYLPKEPESGLRSEENRLILELLTDIQLSEGHKLAQIPQFEQGKDIEQIISEECRLEQLLNNQISKLPQLTELLTRRYFTHTEEQAQRI; from the coding sequence ATGAAGTTGGAAAAAACTTCAGACCCCAAAACCAGATTATCTGGCAACACCGCAGAAGATGGCATGCAGCCCCCCGCAGGCGCGCCAATGCTCTATCAGACTCTGCCCGGCATCCATGATGAAATGATGGACGCGGATGGCTCCATCATGCCGCACTGGCAGCAATGGTTCGATGCCTTCTCGCGCTGGTCGCCCTCAGATCGGAGCGCCCATTGGGATGAGTTGAATGAGGTCGTCCGGGAAACCGGCATTGCCTACGATCTCTTCGCAGACCCAAATGACGCCAGACAGCCATGGTCGATTGACCTTGCGCCTCTTATTATCGCCCCCGAAGAATGGCAATGGCTCAAAGTCGCGCTCGCCCAGCGGGCCCGCCTCTTCAATGCCATGCATAATGATCTTTACGGCCACCGACGCCTTTTGCATGAGGGATACATTCCCGCTGCGCTGGTGATGAGCGACCCTTCCTATCTGCGCCCGATGCGCGGCAACCAGAGCGCCTATAATGGCGTTCAGTTTTTCGCAGCCGACCTTGCCAAGGCGCCCGATGGCAATTGGCGCGTGCTGGACAATCATGCCGAAACACCGGCTGGTCTGGGCTTTGCTCTTGCCAACCGCATCGCGCTCACCCATTGCGAAGGCAATCTCTTCCGCTCCAGCAAAGCGGTACGCCTTGCCTCCTATTTCCAGCAATTGCAGTCAACGCTGGTCAAGCGCACCGAGCTTGAAGATCCCTATATCGCCATTCTATCGCCCGGGCCGGAACATCCGGACTATTTCTCCCATGCCTATCTGGCCCGCTATCTAGGCTATCTGCTGGTGGAAGGCGGCGACCTTGTTTATCAGAATAACCGGATCTGCCTTAAAACGCTGGCAGGCCTCAAACCCATCGACCTGATCGTCCGCTCAATCGAAGGTCTCAATGCCGATCCGCTGGAATTGAACCCCAATGGCATGGATGGCACCACTTCCATGGTGCAGGCCATCCGCGACAAAGGCATCATCATGGCCAACCAGCTGGGCACCTCCATCGTCGAGAACCGGGCGCTTGCGCCTTATCTGCCCGAAATCTGTCGCTTTCTGCTTGGTGAAGACCTGATGCTGCGCGAAGCAGAACGCTGGTGGCTGGGCGACCCGACAAGCCGCAGCCATGTGCTTGCGAATCTCGATGACATGTTGATCTCAGATGCCCATGAAGGCTCGGGACGTCCGGGAGAGGCCCGTCCGGCGACCGATCCCGCCAAGCTTTCTGAAGCAGAACGCAAAGACCTCATCGACAAAATCCATTTGTTTGGTAACAACCTCGTTGCAGAAAAGAAAACCGGCTATGCCACAACGCCCAGCTGGTCTGGCGAAACCCTGGAACCGCGTCCCTTTGCCATCCGTTTCTATGGATCGCGCAAGGAACAGGGTTACGAGATCCTGCCCGGCGGCCTGTCCATGTCGGTTGGTGAACAACATGCCATCGGGCTCCATTCGCCAGAAGGGCTTACCCGCGATGTATGGGTTGTATCCGACGCCCAGCCAGAACCTTTTGAAAGCATCTGGGCCAGCATCGCCCGTCAGGGTTCCTATTCACGCGCGGGCCGCTCTCTGCAGAGCCGCATTGCCGACAATCTCTTCTGGCTCGGGCGCAATGTAGAACGTATCGAATGGCAGTTTCGCCTTTGCCGTCAGGCCCTGTCGCGCCTTAATGAAGATAGCGGCCCGGAAGAAGATCAGCGGACCGTCGTCTCGGCCCTCAACACGCTCATCCTGCGCGCACCGAAAGCACAGGTTTTTGACGCCGGCTTTGGCGGCATGAATGAAATCGAACGACTCGTTCGCACCGTTCTGTATGGCAAGAATCGCGCCTACGGATTTCAGGAAAGCCTGGCCCATATGCATCGGCTGACGGGCCTCACCCGCGACCGCATGTCGTCTGATGCCTGGCGCATTCTGAATGAATTTTTCACGGACCACCGCTGGTTCAAGGAACCCGGCTTCATGCACACCGGCCATGTCATTGATCTGCTCGACAAGGGCCTGATGGTGCTTGCCGCCTTTTCCGGCATGGCCATGGAGAATATGACCCGCAATTATGGCTGGCGGTTCCTTGATATCGGCCGCCGCATTGAACGGGCCGAAAATCTGTCCGGACTGCTCAACAGGCTCATCTTTGCCCCCGGTATGGTCAGCGACGCCCCGCGCCGCCTGATGTTCATTCTGGAAGTGGCAGACAGCTTCATCACCTACCGCTCGCGCTACCGCATTACGCCGACGCTGCCTGCGGTGATTGATCTTTTGCTGCTGGACGAAACCAACCCGCGCTCCATCGCCTTCCAGATCGCGGCGCTGCATGAGCATGTCAATTATTTGCCCAAAGAGCCCGAAAGCGGGCTGCGCAGCGAGGAAAACAGGCTCATTCTTGAACTCCTGACGGATATCCAGCTGTCAGAAGGGCACAAACTGGCCCAGATTCCGCAATTCGAGCAGGGCAAGGATATTGAACAGATCATCTCGGAAGAATGCCGCCTCGAGCAGCTTTTGAACAATCAGATTTCAAAGCTGCCACAATTGACTGAGCTTTTGACCCGCCGGTATTTCACTCATACCGAAGAGCAGGCTCAACGGATTTGA
- a CDS encoding alpha-E domain-containing protein, protein MSLLLSRYAEALFWFARYIERSASLARILNVQAGFWQDHSSQENWASILSLYADKDRFTEQHGQITAQKVAKFYITDRDNPGSILSCLWAARENARLLRPLISVSMWSYINVSYNQMKSLSDRDLDASRLSRTCESIARTCDAIMGVTEGTYYRDAGWRFYQLGLWIERADQTSRLLDVKVAQVANFNGLDQTETVADMEFWKLLLHSFEAYHAFQRAKSGKLDPKKVANFLMFNQSFPKSLTHCIGEIQDMLNDLYMGYQLRRAAQCYEEVEMLLYELEAAAKDPHLHMRFHGFNDKVQHRLMEITNQLGMSFFGHADWSKEAEECESQSQSQTQSQTMA, encoded by the coding sequence ATGAGCCTGCTACTCAGTCGTTATGCCGAAGCCCTGTTCTGGTTTGCCCGCTATATTGAGCGCTCAGCCAGCCTTGCGCGTATTCTCAATGTGCAGGCCGGCTTCTGGCAGGATCATTCCAGCCAGGAAAACTGGGCATCCATTCTATCCCTCTATGCCGATAAGGACCGCTTTACCGAACAGCACGGTCAGATAACCGCCCAGAAGGTGGCCAAATTCTATATCACGGATCGCGACAATCCGGGTTCGATCCTCTCCTGCCTCTGGGCAGCGCGAGAAAATGCCCGCCTGTTGCGCCCGCTGATTTCCGTTTCCATGTGGTCCTACATCAACGTCTCATATAATCAGATGAAGAGCCTCAGCGACAGGGATCTGGATGCGTCGCGCCTGTCTCGCACCTGCGAATCCATCGCCCGCACCTGCGATGCGATCATGGGAGTGACAGAAGGCACCTATTATCGCGATGCCGGGTGGCGTTTCTATCAGCTTGGCCTCTGGATCGAACGCGCGGATCAGACCAGTCGTCTGCTCGACGTCAAGGTAGCTCAGGTTGCCAATTTCAATGGCCTCGATCAAACCGAGACCGTCGCCGATATGGAATTCTGGAAACTGCTGCTCCACTCCTTTGAGGCCTATCATGCCTTCCAGCGCGCAAAATCGGGCAAACTGGACCCCAAAAAAGTCGCCAACTTCTTGATGTTCAACCAGAGCTTCCCAAAATCGCTAACCCATTGCATCGGCGAAATACAGGATATGCTCAATGACCTCTATATGGGCTACCAGCTACGCCGGGCCGCTCAATGCTATGAAGAGGTGGAGATGCTGCTCTATGAACTGGAGGCGGCGGCAAAAGACCCACACTTGCATATGCGGTTCCATGGGTTCAACGACAAGGTTCAGCATAGACTGATGGAAATTACCAACCAGCTGGGCATGTCATTCTTCGGGCATGCAGATTGGTCAAAAGAGGCTGAGGAATGCGAAAGCCAGTCCCAGTCACAAACCCAGTCCCAGACAATGGCCTGA
- a CDS encoding transglutaminase family protein codes for MSIHAALTHKTKYIYDRPTGMGPQIIRLRPAPHTRNQILSYSLNIEPADHWINWQQDPFGNYMARIVFPEKINAFSVTVDLVTDMSVINPFDFFIEDSAEHYPFPYAEGEKKDLAPYLELGEKTPLLSALLKEIEPIHKGKEIKTIDMLVQINHLVESKIDYLIRMEPGVQSPEETLTKCSGSCRDSSWLLVHVMRHLGLAARFTSGYLIQLKPDVKPLEGPEGTDHDFTDLHAWTEVYIPGAGWIGLDPTSGLLTGESHIPLAATPHPISAAPITGAHDKAEVEFEFEMDVQRIFERPRVTKPYTDDQWKAINKMGDLVDRRLDEGDVRLTMGGEPTFVSIDDYEGDEWNTGAVGPTKRYYAENLIRRLRDRFAPGGLLHFGQGKWYPGEQLPRWAFALYWRADDEPLWEDPALIDQETPQEPADAKIAQRFIYKLVEKLKIDPKCVLPAYEDPAHFSLVEQKLPVDVDPSENKIDDPAERARIIKVFEQGLSTPAGFVLPVQAWNSEVYGRSWMSEVWKFRRDRLFLIPGDSPVGFRLPLGSLTHIPETQFPHVIPMDPHAAHAALPAREALLRDRRQPFTPREKLKKTDPARLLDAPEPQWHETEHPTFIPMNEVSGHVRTALSVEPRDGHLCIFMPPLHNAEDYAAMVAAIEDAARDVGQPVHIEGYEPPFDPRINAIKVTPDPGVIEVNIQPAANWKEASKITQILYEEARLARLGTEKFMLDGRHTGTGGGNHIVLGGITPSDSPFLRRPDLVASLVTYWQNHPSLSYLFSGTFIGPTSQAPRVDEGRHDNLYELEIALKQVPLPGDGFIPNWQVDRLFRNLLIDVTGNTHRAEICIDKLFSPDGPTGRLGLVEFRSFEMPPHDRMSLAQQLLLRAIIVRLWEKPYRNKLIRWGTQLHDRFMLPHYVREDFRDILKDLSLHGLELDEGWFAPHFEFRFPRYGEVNYDGVQIELRQALEPWNVLGEEGAVGGTARYVDSSLERVQVKVRGINPDRHILSVNKVAIPLQPTGRQDEAVAGIRYRAWQPPSCLHPMIGVHTPLTFDLMDSWNRRSLGGCRYHVAHPGGRGYDTFPVNAYEAESRRLSRFEMMGHSPGYAEPIKLEESAEFPYTLDLRLASIR; via the coding sequence ATGTCCATTCATGCAGCTCTGACACACAAGACAAAATATATCTATGATCGCCCGACGGGCATGGGGCCACAAATCATTCGTCTGCGCCCGGCCCCGCACACGCGCAACCAGATCCTGTCCTATTCGCTGAATATCGAACCGGCCGACCACTGGATCAACTGGCAACAGGATCCATTCGGCAACTATATGGCGCGTATTGTCTTCCCCGAGAAGATCAACGCCTTTTCCGTAACGGTGGATCTGGTAACCGACATGTCGGTGATCAACCCGTTCGATTTCTTCATCGAAGACAGCGCCGAGCATTATCCTTTCCCCTATGCCGAGGGAGAAAAAAAGGATCTCGCCCCCTATCTGGAACTTGGTGAAAAAACGCCCCTTCTCTCTGCCCTGCTCAAGGAAATCGAGCCGATCCACAAGGGCAAGGAAATCAAGACCATCGATATGCTCGTACAGATCAACCATCTGGTCGAAAGCAAGATCGATTATCTGATCCGCATGGAACCCGGCGTACAGTCGCCTGAAGAGACGCTGACCAAATGCTCCGGCTCCTGCCGCGACAGCTCATGGCTACTGGTCCATGTCATGCGTCACCTTGGGCTCGCAGCCCGTTTCACCTCTGGCTATCTCATCCAGCTCAAGCCCGACGTCAAGCCACTGGAAGGGCCGGAAGGCACCGATCACGATTTCACCGATCTGCATGCATGGACCGAGGTCTATATCCCCGGAGCCGGCTGGATCGGTCTGGACCCGACATCGGGCCTTCTGACCGGTGAAAGCCATATTCCACTGGCAGCCACGCCGCATCCCATTTCCGCAGCCCCCATCACCGGGGCGCATGACAAGGCCGAAGTCGAGTTTGAATTTGAAATGGATGTGCAGCGCATCTTCGAGCGCCCGCGCGTTACCAAGCCCTACACCGATGACCAATGGAAGGCCATCAACAAGATGGGCGACCTGGTAGACCGGCGCCTTGACGAGGGCGATGTCCGGCTGACCATGGGAGGTGAGCCGACCTTTGTCTCCATTGATGATTATGAAGGCGATGAATGGAACACCGGCGCCGTAGGCCCGACCAAGCGCTATTACGCGGAAAATCTCATTCGCCGTCTGCGCGACCGCTTCGCACCGGGTGGCCTTCTGCACTTTGGACAGGGCAAATGGTATCCCGGCGAACAGCTCCCCCGCTGGGCCTTTGCCCTTTATTGGCGCGCAGATGATGAACCACTGTGGGAAGACCCCGCTCTGATCGATCAGGAAACTCCGCAGGAACCGGCGGATGCAAAGATCGCCCAGCGCTTCATCTACAAGCTCGTCGAAAAGCTCAAGATAGACCCCAAATGCGTGCTGCCCGCCTATGAGGATCCGGCGCATTTCTCTTTGGTGGAACAGAAGCTTCCCGTCGATGTCGATCCATCCGAAAACAAGATCGACGATCCGGCAGAGCGCGCCCGCATCATCAAGGTGTTCGAGCAGGGCCTATCCACTCCGGCAGGCTTCGTCTTACCCGTTCAGGCATGGAACAGCGAGGTCTATGGCCGGTCCTGGATGTCGGAAGTCTGGAAATTCCGCCGCGACAGGCTCTTCCTCATCCCCGGCGACAGCCCGGTCGGCTTCCGTCTGCCACTCGGCTCTCTTACCCATATTCCGGAAACCCAGTTTCCGCATGTGATTCCGATGGACCCCCATGCAGCCCATGCGGCGCTCCCTGCCCGTGAGGCTCTGTTGCGTGACCGGCGCCAGCCCTTCACCCCGCGTGAAAAGCTGAAAAAGACCGATCCGGCCAGATTGCTTGATGCCCCAGAACCGCAATGGCACGAGACGGAACACCCGACTTTCATTCCCATGAATGAAGTCTCAGGGCATGTGCGCACCGCGCTGTCGGTTGAACCGCGCGATGGTCATCTCTGCATTTTCATGCCACCGCTGCACAATGCCGAAGACTATGCCGCCATGGTCGCGGCCATTGAGGATGCGGCCAGAGATGTCGGCCAGCCGGTGCATATCGAAGGCTATGAACCACCCTTTGACCCGCGTATCAACGCCATCAAGGTAACGCCGGATCCGGGCGTCATCGAAGTCAATATCCAGCCGGCGGCCAACTGGAAGGAAGCCAGCAAGATCACCCAGATCCTCTATGAGGAGGCACGACTGGCCCGCCTTGGCACCGAGAAATTCATGCTCGACGGACGCCACACGGGCACAGGAGGCGGCAACCATATCGTACTGGGCGGCATCACCCCATCGGACAGCCCCTTCCTGAGGCGCCCCGATCTGGTGGCAAGCCTTGTAACCTATTGGCAGAACCACCCCAGCCTGTCCTATCTCTTCTCGGGCACCTTCATTGGCCCGACCTCGCAGGCGCCCCGCGTGGATGAAGGCCGCCATGACAATCTCTATGAGCTGGAGATTGCCCTCAAGCAGGTTCCGCTGCCCGGTGATGGCTTCATTCCCAACTGGCAGGTGGATCGCCTGTTCCGCAACCTGCTCATCGATGTCACTGGCAACACCCACCGGGCGGAAATCTGCATTGACAAGCTCTTCTCCCCCGATGGTCCGACAGGGCGTCTGGGGCTGGTCGAATTCCGCTCCTTCGAAATGCCGCCCCATGATCGCATGTCTCTGGCCCAGCAACTGCTGCTGCGCGCCATCATCGTGCGCCTTTGGGAAAAGCCCTATCGCAACAAGCTGATCCGCTGGGGCACACAGCTCCATGACCGCTTCATGCTGCCTCACTATGTGCGTGAAGACTTCAGGGACATCCTGAAGGATCTTTCCCTGCATGGGCTCGAACTGGATGAAGGCTGGTTTGCCCCCCATTTCGAGTTCCGCTTCCCCCGCTATGGCGAAGTGAATTATGACGGTGTACAGATCGAATTGCGACAGGCACTTGAGCCCTGGAATGTGCTCGGAGAAGAAGGAGCAGTCGGCGGCACCGCGCGTTACGTCGACAGCTCTCTTGAACGGGTGCAGGTCAAGGTAAGAGGCATCAACCCGGATCGCCATATTCTCTCGGTCAACAAGGTCGCCATTCCGCTGCAGCCAACAGGACGACAAGATGAAGCCGTTGCCGGCATCCGCTATCGCGCCTGGCAGCCCCCCTCCTGCCTGCATCCGATGATCGGCGTCCACACGCCACTGACCTTTGACCTCATGGACAGCTGGAACCGTCGCTCTCTGGGTGGCTGTCGCTATCATGTTGCCCATCCGGGTGGACGTGGCTATGACACCTTCCCGGTCAACGCCTATGAAGCAGAGAGTCGGCGTCTCTCGCGTTTCGAGATGATGGGACATTCGCCGGGCTATGCCGAGCCGATCAAGCTGGAAGAAAGCGCAGAATTCCCCTATACGCTGGATCTGCGCCTCGCATCCATCCGCTAG
- a CDS encoding prolyl-tRNA synthetase associated domain-containing protein, with protein MTSSKKCNRQDLFDFFAALNIETTTHEHEAVFTVSESHKIKEDLPGGHSKNLFLKDKKGKMMLVVCLNDTEVDLKSFHKKYDCGRVSFGNADLLWQHLGVRPGSVTPFALINDKDAHAVNLVLDANLMEQDLVNFHPLENTATTAISKQDLLRFLEGTGHTPTILALEKEDA; from the coding sequence ATGACCTCATCAAAAAAATGTAACCGCCAAGATCTTTTCGATTTTTTCGCCGCACTCAACATAGAAACCACCACTCATGAGCATGAGGCGGTTTTCACCGTAAGCGAAAGCCACAAGATCAAGGAAGACCTGCCCGGCGGTCACAGCAAAAACCTGTTCCTCAAGGACAAGAAGGGCAAGATGATGCTGGTGGTCTGCCTCAACGACACAGAGGTAGACCTCAAGAGCTTTCACAAGAAATATGATTGCGGCCGCGTCAGTTTTGGCAATGCGGACCTGTTGTGGCAACATCTGGGTGTGCGCCCCGGGTCGGTCACACCCTTTGCTCTGATCAACGACAAGGATGCACACGCCGTTAATCTGGTACTCGACGCCAATCTGATGGAACAGGACCTGGTGAATTTCCACCCTTTGGAAAACACAGCCACCACCGCTATCTCGAAACAGGACCTGCTGCGCTTTCTGGAAGGAACAGGCCATACCCCAACCATATTGGCGCTCGAAAAAGAAGACGCCTAG
- a CDS encoding transglutaminase family protein — protein MRYKITHKTEYRYSAPVAQSNHLVHLTPCAVDGQIIEQHDIAITPRPAHRRDFNDYFGNSTIHLTLEEDHSVLTMNAQTVVTITRDHTPLLAKSVASWENVRDLMFEAAHVDQAEFSCYSPFTNPNSEIAAYGAESFPPGRPLLEGVMELTSRIFTDFDYNSTVTDIFTPVSQVFEMKSGVCQDFAHLQLACLRALGLPARYVSGYLRTYPPKGQPRLVGADASHAWISVWCPEAGWVDFDPTNNKTIADEHVTLTVGRDFGDVSPISGVILGGGNHFVNVSVDVMPIDEQGEEIGESVSNQLEPEIVTIDKDTLQEQSQRPIQMHIQEQSQEQIQAQAADPLPADRTY, from the coding sequence ATGCGCTACAAGATAACGCACAAGACAGAATATCGCTATTCAGCACCGGTTGCCCAATCCAACCATCTGGTGCATTTGACCCCCTGTGCCGTCGACGGACAGATCATCGAGCAGCATGACATCGCTATTACGCCGCGTCCTGCCCATCGCCGTGACTTCAATGATTATTTCGGCAATTCCACCATTCATCTGACGCTGGAAGAAGACCACAGCGTCTTGACCATGAATGCCCAGACTGTCGTCACCATAACCCGCGATCACACGCCCCTTCTGGCCAAATCTGTCGCCTCATGGGAGAATGTGCGCGATCTCATGTTCGAAGCGGCCCATGTGGATCAGGCTGAATTCTCCTGCTATTCGCCTTTTACCAACCCCAACTCGGAAATTGCCGCCTACGGGGCCGAATCCTTCCCGCCCGGACGTCCACTGCTGGAAGGCGTGATGGAACTGACCAGCCGCATTTTCACCGATTTTGATTATAACAGCACCGTCACCGACATTTTCACGCCGGTATCGCAAGTCTTCGAAATGAAAAGCGGCGTCTGTCAGGACTTTGCCCATTTGCAACTTGCCTGCCTGAGGGCTCTTGGCCTGCCAGCGCGCTATGTTTCAGGCTATCTGCGCACCTATCCGCCCAAGGGCCAGCCGCGCCTTGTGGGGGCGGATGCGTCCCATGCATGGATTTCTGTCTGGTGTCCGGAAGCTGGATGGGTCGATTTCGACCCCACCAACAACAAGACCATCGCAGATGAGCATGTCACGCTCACCGTGGGCCGCGATTTCGGCGATGTCAGCCCCATTTCCGGTGTCATCCTCGGAGGAGGCAATCATTTTGTGAATGTGTCGGTGGATGTCATGCCGATTGATGAGCAAGGCGAGGAAATCGGAGAATCCGTCTCGAACCAGCTTGAACCGGAAATCGTCACAATCGACAAGGACACACTGCAAGAGCAATCTCAACGCCCCATCCAGATGCATATTCAGGAACAAAGCCAGGAGCAAATTCAGGCTCAGGCAGCAGATCCCCTGCCAGCGGACAGAACCTACTAG
- a CDS encoding circularly permuted type 2 ATP-grasp protein, which translates to MSERSPQLKDIWHRFDEADFENLKTRAKDADLELFNLGVTFTVYSDKDVIDRVLPFDIIPRVLTANEWDTIDRGVIQRVAAINAFLHDIYNDRHIINDGIVPADLVLGNSNYRDVMVGFTPACNVYTHISGTDIIRDDSGNFLVLEDNVRSPSGVSYVVENRHLMERSFPDLLADLKLRKVSDYGTNLFAKLSETAPEGCLDKDDPQVVVMSPGMFNSAYFEHIFLAREMGVPVVEGNDLFCDDDKVYMKTIGGPRRVDVIYRRIDDEFLDPEAFKPDSMLGVKGLVSAMLKGNVTIANALGTGVADDKAVYAYMPRIIRYYLDEDPILSNVETHICREPDALQYTLDHLDELVVKPVGESGGYGITIGPKASKEELATAREALLAKPSNFIAQPMISLSVCPTLGETDLVARHVDLRPFAITGKGTWVLPGGLTRVALKEGSLIVNSSQGGGTKDTWVLAETPFNPTDGGNS; encoded by the coding sequence ATGTCAGAGCGCAGTCCGCAATTGAAGGATATCTGGCACAGGTTCGACGAAGCAGATTTTGAAAATCTGAAGACACGCGCCAAGGACGCTGATCTTGAGCTTTTCAATCTCGGTGTCACATTTACGGTCTACAGCGACAAGGATGTTATCGATCGGGTTCTACCCTTCGACATCATCCCGCGCGTCCTGACCGCCAACGAGTGGGACACGATAGATCGCGGCGTCATTCAACGTGTCGCGGCCATCAATGCCTTTCTTCACGATATCTATAACGACCGGCACATCATCAATGACGGCATCGTGCCTGCCGATCTGGTACTGGGCAATTCCAACTATCGCGATGTCATGGTCGGTTTCACCCCCGCCTGCAACGTCTATACCCATATTTCGGGCACCGACATCATCCGCGATGACAGCGGCAATTTCCTCGTGCTGGAAGACAATGTGCGTTCCCCATCAGGCGTCTCCTACGTGGTTGAAAATCGACATCTTATGGAGCGCTCCTTTCCCGATCTTCTGGCTGATCTCAAGCTGCGCAAGGTATCAGACTATGGCACCAACCTGTTTGCCAAGCTGAGCGAAACCGCGCCGGAAGGATGCCTCGACAAGGATGATCCGCAAGTGGTCGTCATGTCCCCGGGCATGTTCAACTCGGCCTATTTCGAACATATTTTCCTCGCCCGCGAGATGGGCGTTCCCGTCGTGGAAGGCAATGACCTCTTCTGCGATGACGACAAGGTCTATATGAAAACCATCGGCGGCCCGCGTCGGGTGGATGTCATCTATCGCCGCATCGATGATGAATTCCTCGACCCCGAAGCCTTCAAGCCAGATTCCATGCTTGGCGTCAAAGGGCTTGTAAGCGCCATGCTGAAAGGCAATGTGACCATCGCCAACGCATTGGGCACGGGCGTCGCCGATGACAAGGCTGTCTATGCCTATATGCCACGCATCATCAGATATTACCTTGATGAAGACCCCATTCTGTCCAACGTGGAAACCCACATCTGCCGTGAACCAGATGCGCTGCAATATACCCTTGATCATCTGGATGAACTGGTCGTCAAGCCGGTTGGCGAATCCGGCGGCTATGGCATAACCATCGGCCCCAAAGCCAGCAAGGAAGAATTGGCGACGGCTCGTGAGGCCCTGCTGGCCAAGCCAAGCAATTTCATTGCCCAGCCCATGATTTCCCTGTCGGTCTGCCCAACGTTGGGTGAAACCGATCTGGTGGCGCGCCATGTGGATTTGCGCCCCTTTGCCATCACGGGCAAAGGCACATGGGTTCTGCCCGGAGGGCTCACCCGCGTGGCCCTCAAGGAAGGCTCTCTCATCGTCAATTCCTCCCAAGGCGGCGGCACAAAAGACACATGGGTTCTCGCAGAAACCCCATTCAATCCAACGGACGGAGGCAACTCATGA